AAGCGGAACCGGTCGAACGTCGCCGCGTCGACCAGCAGGACCGCCGTCGTGACCGACGTCAGGGTGGCGGAGACGGCAGCGCCGGCGAGGGCGAGCTTCACCGGCGTCGCTCCGTCCCGGCCGAGCGAGGCGACAGCGTAGACGAGGCCGGCGACCACCGCGGCACCGGCGAACGCGAACCAGACGTAGCCGAACGCGCTGGTGACACCGAGGAAGCCGATGGCGCTCACGACGGCGAGTGCCGCGCCCGCGTTCACGCCCAGCAGCCCCGGGTCGGCGAGCGGGTTGCGGACCACGCCCTGCAGGACGGCACCGGCCAGGCCGAGTGCGACGCCGACCAGCAGCCCCACGAGCATCCTGGGCAGCCGCGAGGTGATGACGACGTCGTGCTCGGTGTTCGCCGGGTCGTGGTGCACGAGTGCCTCGACGACCACGCCGGCGCCGATCCCCCGACCGCCGAGGAAGAGGCTCGCGATCGACGTCGCCAGGAGAGCGACCACGAGGATGACGAGACCGACCGCGAGCACGCTGGACGACGTCCGCGCCCTCGTCCAGCCGGTCACGCCGGTCGGACGCGCGGTGGTCGAGTTCACGCCGATGCCGCCCCGATCACTTCTTCGCCTTCGCGGCCTTTCCGAGGTACGGACGCAGCTCCTTCAGGACGTACGGGATGGACAACGGCGACGGGGTGTTCAACCCGACGACGGTGGCGTAGTCGAGCACCGCCACCGTGCCGGGCAGCTCGTCGAATCCGGGGATGTCGGCGAGGTCGCTCTCGTCCCCGCCGTTGACCAGGAACGGCAGCAGGTCGGCCCGCAACAGGTCGGCCCGCTCCGTGCTGACGTTGACCCGGGCGGTGCGCGCCTTCTTCCCCTCGCGCACCACCGGCGGGTACAGACGCATGCCGAGCTGCTGGAACAGGACGCTGGAGCCATCCTTCTCGTCGGCGACGACGTACATCGCGTCACCGACGATGTACTGGGCCAGCGCGAACGTCTTGCCCTCGAGGCCGGGCATCTCCCGCGCGACGGCCGACACCTTGCGGTCGACGGAGTCGACGACCGCCGTGGCCTTGCTCGGGTCGTCCAGGATCGTGCCCGCCGTGCGGACGAGGTCCTGCCACGGCGTTACCTGCTGTGCGTCGAGCGCGCCGATGGTCGGCGCGATGTCCGCGAGCACGTCGTAGGTCTCCTTGTCGGCGATCGAGAACGTACCGACGATGAGGTCGGGCTCGAGTGCGGCGATCTGCTCGACCGGCACCCCGTCCGTCAACGACAACGCCTTCGCCTTCGCGGGTAGCCGTTGCCACGGCACACCGGACTTCGGCATGAGCGAGTCGCGGGTGTACCCGACCGGGGTCACCCCCATCGCGAGCATCACGTCGGTCCA
The DNA window shown above is from Streptosporangiales bacterium and carries:
- a CDS encoding iron chelate uptake ABC transporter family permease subunit; amino-acid sequence: MGVNSTTARPTGVTGWTRARTSSSVLAVGLVILVVALLATSIASLFLGGRGIGAGVVVEALVHHDPANTEHDVVITSRLPRMLVGLLVGVALGLAGAVLQGVVRNPLADPGLLGVNAGAALAVVSAIGFLGVTSAFGYVWFAFAGAAVVAGLVYAVASLGRDGATPVKLALAGAAVSATLTSVTTAVLLVDAATFDRFRFWTVGALAGRHLELVAQLAPFLLLGSVLALLLGRSLNVLSLGDDVARAVGQRVGLARAVAAAVAVVLCGAATALAGPIWFVGLVAPHAARLVTGPDYRWILPYSAVIAPLLLLASDIAGRLVARPGEIQVGIVLAFVGAPLFIVLVRRRRLLEL
- a CDS encoding ABC transporter substrate-binding protein; its protein translation is MLPRSMLRRAVPLLVGSLLVVAGAGCGASDADSPAGAATRDAPVTVKHRFGSTELDTVPQRIVTVDMQWTDVMLAMGVTPVGYTRDSLMPKSGVPWQRLPAKAKALSLTDGVPVEQIAALEPDLIVGTFSIADKETYDVLADIAPTIGALDAQQVTPWQDLVRTAGTILDDPSKATAVVDSVDRKVSAVAREMPGLEGKTFALAQYIVGDAMYVVADEKDGSSVLFQQLGMRLYPPVVREGKKARTARVNVSTERADLLRADLLPFLVNGGDESDLADIPGFDELPGTVAVLDYATVVGLNTPSPLSIPYVLKELRPYLGKAAKAKK